A single window of Gossypium hirsutum isolate 1008001.06 chromosome A10, Gossypium_hirsutum_v2.1, whole genome shotgun sequence DNA harbors:
- the LOC107896683 gene encoding ubiquitin-like-specific protease ESD4 translates to MGALASNRKRYGDECFNSNFCHKKKSPYSNSPEFQLSKKRRLSLMNESPEKANLSSNSTVLRISRYPESKFSFPREVHAPVRRLKFWLSASKPGQDSVESYMGNFLSSRLSDAKRQAWGALRHFKKEKEVIFVEDDEEKEKGLVSDDVSVEEVELIEKGKNNVKEERHFQPSSSSAVTELNNGSLRMESSLDMLSLREVSNGYDLEAYRKLIESAERRSSKLKDLGFQIELNEKRIAGLQALRPEKKPEEEQHEVLPTEPFIPLTEEEMALVSRALSAKNWRKVLVSHENSSIDIRGEILQCLKPGAWLNDEVINLYLELLKERENREPKKFLKCHFFNTFFYKKLVNPESGYNYRAVKRWTSQRKLGYCLLDCDKIFVPIHKDIHWCLAVINKKYQKFQYLDSLKGRDPNVLRALAKYFVEEVKDKSGKDIDISSWEQEFVEDLPAQENGFDCGMFMLKYIDFYSRGLSLCFEQEHMPYFRLRTTKEILKLKAD, encoded by the exons ATGGGAGCTTTAGCAAGTAATCGTAAACGCTATGGTGATGAGTGCTTCAATTCCAATTTCTGTCACAAAAAGAAATCCCCATATTCAAATTCCCCAGAATTCCAACTTTCTAAAAAGCGCAGGCTTTCTTTGATGAATGAAAGCCCAGAAAAAGCAAATTTATCTTCCAACAGCACCGTCTTGAGAATCTCCCGTTACCCAGAATCTAAGTTTTCTTTCCCTAGAGAAGTCCACGCCCCTGTCAGACGCCTTAAATTTTGGTTGTCAGCTTCAAAGCCTGGTCAGGATTCGGTTGAAAGCTACATGGGAAATTTTTTGAGTAGCAGATTAAGTGATGCTAAAAGGCAAGCATGGGGTGCTTTGAGGCACTTTAAGAAGGAAAAAGAAGTTATCTTTGTGGAGGATGATgaggagaaagaaaaagggtTGGTTTCAGATGATGTTAGTGTTGAAGAAGTTGAGCTtattgagaaaggaaagaataATGTGAAGGAAGAGAGGCATTTTCAGCCATCGTCTTCCTCTGCTGTTACTGAGTTGAATAATGGGAGTTTAAGAATGGAGAGTTCATTGGATATGTTATCATTAAGGGAGGTTTCTAATGGGTATGATTTAGAAGCTTATAGGAAGTTGATTGAGAGTGCAGAGAGGAGAAGTTCCAAGTTGAAAGATTTGGGTTTTCAAATTGAGTTGAACGAGAAGCGTATAGCTGGGCTTCAGGCATTGCGACCTGAGAAGAAACCGGAGGAGGAGCAACACGAG GTGTTACCTACCGAACCTTTTATTCCTCTTACAGAAGAAGAGATGGCTTTGGTTTCTAGAGCTTTATCTGCGAAAAACTG GAGAAAGGTATTAGTCTCTCATGAAAACTCGAGCATTGATATTAGAGGAGAAATTTTGCAATGTCTGAAACCAGGCGCATGGTTGAATGATGAG GTCATTAATCTGTATCTCGAATTACTGAAAGAACGGGAAAACAGGGAGCCGAAGAAGTTTCTGAAGTGCCATTTCTTCAATACCTTCTTCTATAAAAAG TTAGTAAATCCAGAGAGTGGCTATAATTATAGAGCTGTCAAAAGATGGACTTCACAAAGGAAGCTGGGTTACTGCCTATTGGACTGTGATAAA ATATTTGTCCCCATACACAAAGACATACATTGGTGCTTGGCAGTTATCAATAAGAAATATCAGAAGTTCCAATATCTTGATTCACTAAAAGGAAGAGATCCTAATGTGCTGAGAGCACTG GCAAAATACTTCGTTGAAGAAGTGAAGGACAAGAGTGGGAAGGACATTGATATAAGTTCTTGGGAacaagaatttgttgaagatcTTCCTGCACAGGAGAATGG GTTTGATTGTGGCAtgtttatgttaaaatatatcGACTTCTATAGCAGAGGCTTAAGTCTTTGTTTCGAGCAG GAACACATGCCCTATTTTCGTTTAAGGACCACCAAGGAAATTCTGAAACTGAAAGCTGATTGA